The Paenibacillus sp. 481 DNA window TTCAAAGCAGCGACCTCAATCTCCACGAAAACATTCGCCTCAAAACCACGTCACTTTGTTTTTTTCATCCAATCTAAAAGAACAGACCACAGCAAACAAACCAGCAAGCAGTCCCAATCGACAGAGCCCAAAATCGCTTCCCATCCATAAGCAGACACCTCATTCACGCACAAAACGTGTACGCAGTAATAGTTACACGAATAGCAAACACTCCCGCCGTAATCGAGCACACGGGATCTTATTGTTTCCTGTTATTAAAAAAAGGACGCCCTCTCGTGTGCAAAAGGACCATACACAGCAGCTTCGTGTTGCGGGAGTCGTCAAGAGACTACTAGCAAGGGAATTGAGCACACATCATATTATTCCTTTTAATAAGGCGAACGTTCACGATCTTCGACTGCATATGAGCAGAGCGAAAAAAAACAATCGGCACAAACGTAAGGGCGCTAAAATTCACAATGCGCTCAAAAGTATGATTCAGTTGCGACCTCATCGGAAACGATTCTCTAAAAAAAGGAGAAGATGTCACTCGCAGCGACGCAACTGCTTCATACGCCCACCTTCTCCTCGCCGCCCCATTTTTCCACCCAAACGTCCGCCTGAATGTTGTCCACCACCATGCGGGAAAGGAGAACCGATTGTAGTTCCTGGTTCTCAAACGGTTTTTGGGGAGCAACGATTTCTGAATTTAAGCTTCGATCAGGCTCTGACGCTGCCATATCAAGACACGTCCGTAACGAGCACACTTTCATATGCGATTATTAATCGAGGCTCTTCGCCGCTTGTTATTCAATTGGAGATTAGCCCGAATGCACAAGACTTTGTGGTGGATAGCAGTGAAAGTATTCCGAGTGGGGCGATGAGGGTTATTACACCAAATCGATTTTTACGCTTTACGCGCTTAACACTAGCTCCAATTGAAGAAGGTGATGCCGGATACGCCGATGTGTACTATCAGAAGCAGACGTGGGGGTTAGCTCCTTGCTCACAAGCAAGCTAACAAAATAAGCTACCAATAACTGTCGAAGGAGGAAGGAAAGCGATGCCGAACTACAATGTGTTTCAAACGGAC harbors:
- a CDS encoding DUF6385 domain-containing protein, which gives rise to MQKDHTQQLRVAGVVKRLLARELSTHHIIPFNKANVHDLRLHMSRAKKNNRHKRKGAKIHNALKSMIQLRPHRKRFSKKRRRCHSQRRNCFIRPPSPRRPIFPPKRPPECCPPPCGKGEPIVVPGSQTVFGEQRFLNLSFDQALTLPYQDTSVTSTLSYAIINRGSSPLVIQLEISPNAQDFVVDSSESIPSGAMRVITPNRFLRFTRLTLAPIEEGDAGYADVYYQKQTWGLAPCSQAS